Within the Siniperca chuatsi isolate FFG_IHB_CAS linkage group LG18, ASM2008510v1, whole genome shotgun sequence genome, the region TGTTTTCGAAATATAATCCATTGgattatattttcaaaatggctgcttgaaATGCCGGTCGGTTCCCGGGGCAGCTAAATATTGGTTGACTGTTCATAAGTGGACATGGGGGGATATGCATGCTTTAAAGTTATGATATACTTTGAAAGGGACAtcttattttgtgattttacttGTCTTAACTGTGTGAAACTATGCATGCAAGAAACAACTGAAATTTGTAGcagaatatataaaaataaaggtttttattggaactTGAGCACAGAAGTAATGAATGTAGAATgatgtgtggctgtgtgtgttgtgaagaCATGAATCTGACAGCCACATTATGGGGACTCCCATTTGAGGGCAAAAAGCTGGTCCccacaatgtaaacaaaatcCTTTAAATTTCGGAGTGAAGACTTTTTTTAAGGTTTGGTTTGAGAATTCTCAGCTCTGATTAGATGGCAGATGTCCATTCATTTATAAAGACAAGCAGTATTGGGCAAGTTACTTACAAAAACCCCCCCAAATTACTCATTACTCATTGAACAAGTAATTGCAGTTCTTTACTAATTACTCAACATACCCTAACCCTATCCTAACTCTGAACAAAACCAAGGGGAATCCTGAATGCAGGCGACTAGCCAGTCAGCTAAGAAGATACAGCATATAATAAGACAACTTTAGAGTTACCAAAAGGCACATTCCTCCTCCTTTGCGGAGGCTAGCCACCTCTATCCCCTTCAACCAAGCTAACACATCCCAGTCTGTCCAATGAGCCCACAGAGACGAAACTGACCCCCACCTCAGTAACAGAGCGTTACTTGGAgtagtaactgtaatgtaattgcTGAATCACAAATTGTAGTCCCTTAGTTGTAACTGAAAAACATAATCACATTACTTTAATGCACACTCAGTAATGTGTTCCACTGGTAACCAGACAGCTACACCTCTgattcctgtgtttgtttgctatTCTAAATGAACACATCTGTGTTAATCTCTCATGGGTGTTCAATTGCATTGAGGCCTGGTGACTGCAAAGGCCATgacatatgattcacatcatttacatacacattatAATTTGAGAGgcaaatgtacatacagtatataaataagtCCCCCTAAAACTTTAAGCTATCAGTGGAACAAAGATTGGGGAGTGACGATAAAATATGTCCTGTTCACACATACTCAGAGCCTACAGGTTGCTACAGGACACTGAGAAGCAGATGGGGCTTATGATTTGCTACTgtatgagcagcagcagagaatgGACAGAGCAATGACAGCTTAAATGAACCATCTTACTGCAACAGGTACGCTGGTCATTTGTTGTAGCATAATCAGGTTGTCTACCTGAACTAGCTTGTCGGTTttacaaaatatactgtagctatCGACACTATGCAAATTGCAAGTTTAAAGTTCTATAGTATAACTTAACATGATGACATCAACAAATCAGCATAtgccaaaactgaaaatacaaaaaaaaacaatcaaagaggAGTTTGTAGGAAATTATTTGGAAATAAAACCATGAAAATTTGGGTTTAACTCCCACACAGCAGGTGTATGGGAGAATTGAGCAAAAGCTTGAAACCTTTACTAACTCTTAAACTGGACCCTCCTATGACAGTATTTGGAGTGATGGAGAAAATTAAGCTCCTCAAATCATCTGTAGACAAGACAGACTCAAGTGTGAGATGTTGTGTTTCAAAAGCCAAAATGAGGATCATCAAACATTTCAGTGTGGTTTatcaaaatgaataatttctTGAAACATGGAATGAGGCTCTTAACAACAAATAAAGATGGGGACAAATACAGTTGTGACATTTACAAAAATCTGTGTAAGTAGCACACTGGCAAGTCTTCTGTAGTATTATAAACACACAGGCCTTTCTCTACTGAGAAATTTTGCTGAGTAAGAGCCAACTTGGCTTTTAACAGAAACAGCACATGGCAGGCCATCTTTACTCTCTTTAAAGTGTTTATCATAGAGGATAAAGTGGATCAAACTTATAATATCATAAAGGCAATGTACACAGTCACAGCAAAAGTTTCAAGACTTAAGAATCAGAACCAAGGCAGTCCAATTGTCTATGTCTAGATTTACGTAAATAAATCGATTACAGAAACATAAAAGTCTTAGTCCCCACTACTCACTTTAAAAAGTGATGAAGTGAATATATTGTCTTTGTGGACAGCCTCCTACAGTatgtccagccaaactgagtcATTTTGCAAGTTCTCTAAGTACACtatattcatttgtttgtttagtgttaacattagttttctttctttctttgtatttaatttcagGTCAAGTTAAGTATTCACGGTAAgagtgtttttttatataattggtAGAGCAATAGCTCATAACAGACATTATGTAATAAAAGCAAGTACATTATTGAAAATggatttaaagatgtttttcactcaatcaaatattttgatacatCCGACCCTAACTTACAGTAAAGTGTTTTCATaatggacaaataaaatgtaaagctATCTGAATTCAGATATCCCAAACAGGGACACTTGCAACGTGGCAAACTTAGTTAGTAATAAAAAACCATCTTCATCCCTaaaaaaataagcaaatgttgTGCACACTTGCttattttttcagcatttaaCCATTGGTATTGATGGATActatataatgataataataattcctcTTCATATTATTTCCTCATGTTGTCATTATCCATTGTGAACGCATTGAACACAGTTATTATATTCAATTTAGACTAACCTTTGACAGATTGACTTTACCTCCTATACTTACTGGTTGGACCACCTCGCTGTAGTcagatttactgtacatgtcccGCCCACAGTGCAGTGACAGCGGCCCCTCATTGGCCACCTGTTGCCATGAAGACTCTATACAACTCTGTCTGCAGTTGTAGCATGCTGCCAAAAGCCTGTAAAGCCAGCAGCACAGTGTCAGAGATCCCTGTACTTCAGCCTGGGCTCTGCAGATGGAGAACTACCTGACCGTCTGTCACAACCTCAATTCTCCTCCGATACAGGTCTAACGTTAAATCCGGAGAACGGTAAGAGCCGTTACccactagctagctaacacatttttaactgtTAGCCGGTGGTCAAAGTGAGCTGTATCAACCGAGCAGCTCCCTTGTAAGCTAGCATGTTACTAACCAAACTTATCTAAACTACCTAATAATCAGTAACTGAAGAAATTAGACGTCAAGCTTGAATGTGTCCCATTAATGTTAGAGGATGCTAGTATCCTGGTGATGTAACGTTAAGCATGGAAAACAATTAACCTAGGTGCTCGGTGTCccttaacgttagctaaatgAGAACTAACGTTACTGTAACTTAGTCATCATTACACAACAAGTATTTTTGTGTTCCCATAAACTAACGTTAAGGAACTAGCTACCATTATTGAACATCTATGTGTGTGAATTTTTAGCGGTATTGCACCTTTATTTCATGCTTGACACAAACCAGGGACACCTGAAttcttaaatatattttcatttaatatcaTTTAATTCATAGATATTcacaatatttcatattttttattagcTATATAAGATGCTAGCCAGCTAACAGGTAAACTGAAGTAATATCTGCCTTCGCCAGCTTTGTTTCTGACTATTTGCATTAGAGTTGTTgcagtttttcaaaaataagGCAATGGTTGTCAATTTACAATTGTGAGCAACAGCCCTTGCCTCATTGTTGAAAAGATGGAATAACTCTAATGCATGCTGTCAAGAAAAAAGTCAGTGAATTCATAGAGGAAATCAAGTCATTTTGAACCCTTCAAAAACTCACACCTAATATGGGGAGTTATTGCACTTTGGCGGTCTCTGTCAATGATGTTCCTCAGTAACAGAAGCTCCCCAACGACAGTAGACCACTCAGTTCTACTAACCCAGGACGTAATCCTATATTAGTATTAAACTGTAGCCCAGGATGCTTGAATATATCAGTGATATGccaatataataatacaataataataatttatgagTGAAAATATGTGGGTGAAAACTTAACATATATATTAGCCATCAGCAAAGTAAAATGTTGCTCAAAAGGTAATTTTAAAGTCAATCACAATGTTAACCTGAAAGGGAACAGTTTATACTCTTTATGACTGATCTTGATATTTTGTGCTGTCTTTGTCAGACGCAGACAATAAGTTACTCCTGATGTACATTTCAGAGTCTGCTTCAGACACCGAGGCTTCAACCGGACCAGAGGACTTGGGTTTTGCCGTGGTGTGCAGTCTCtttgctctctgtgtctcctcagCTGTTGAGCAGCATGACTTGGTTTACATTTCCTGCTGACAACCTGCTGTGCAGGTGTCTTGGCATCTCCATCACTGTGTGGTTGACTATTTTGTTTGCCTTCATAATTGTGCCAGCTGTACTTGGGGTCTCTCTTGGTATCCGCAGACTCTACATGAGGACACTTCTCAAGATCTTTGAGGTGAGCTTGATGTCTATGTAATGCACAATATTATTAGAAGAGTACAAAAGCAAAGTcctttgtatttgtatgttgtTAGTGAACTGAAAAGGAACATTTTGGAACAAATATTTTACCTCTAAAATGAGGTGCAATGATATATTAAGACCCTTTGACATATTAGAAAACTTtgcacaaaatagttttttgcagttttaatcTCActgattttgtaaaaaaaagaaaaggcattCCCTGTCGGATGGGACCCCTGGGTTCTCCCAGCTCAGAGGGACTGTTAGAAGCGCAGGCCATGTAGTTGCCTCCCTTTCCTCAGGGACTTAGGTGCTGAGACAGACCCATGGGAGGAACAAGCTTTTGGCCAAGGGGCTACGATCTGAGGTGGTGTAGATACTGCAGGGAGCTTAGACTCCTGGGATGAAGTTCATCTACTGGCATAGATGGAAGATTTTTGAGATGTGGTAAAGAGAACACGAGGCAATTCTCCTCACAAGCTCAGCCCCTGTGGTCCTACAGTTTCTGTAGGACTTGTTGGATTCAGACCTCCCCTAATACACTCAGGATAAGGGTAGTCACGATTAAAGCTGAACAATTAGGGACCTACCTGTTGTTTGAGGGGGATTGCAAAATGCTTTCTCAATTTCCTAATGGTTGTAGTAAAGTTGAAGGAAGCTGTTGTAAAGCAGTTTTCTCACCCTTGGAGTTGATCCATCATAAACCTGCATTGTGCAGGTTTCTGGGTATAGGCGTCAGACATTTCTTCCAAAGATCCTCTCTGGTATTTCTCTCTGCTTTGTCCAGTCAGGGCTCTTACATTGTACATGGAATGTGAGCCTAGAAAAATGCACACAAGTTGTATGTTGGTTTCAACCCAGAGAGCTTAAAGTCCAGGCTTTCCCACTGGACTGTAGATGTTTTACAACAGACCAGTATGCAGCTGGTATTCAACTGCCTTTGTGGTCAGATTCTGCCTGTGGCAGACTGGCTTTAGTGGCCTCTCTACGTCTCCAAATCAGTCTTAGCATCTTGCAAGTCTGGCAAGCCCTTAGTAGTGTCAATCATCTTGGCTTCATGCAGGAGGTCTCGGAGTATTTGTTGGGgtaggagtgtgtgtatgtagtatACAATTGTGAATAGCTTGTTTTGCATGGGCTACAGCCCTGCTGGAATGCACATTGGTGTTTTATTTGGAGAACTCACCAGGCGATGGTTCTTTAAATGTCGCCACATCTAGGAGGCACAGAGGCCTGATCCATCAAAATTGTGAGCTATTTATGTTTGTAAGTCAGACAAAGGGTTGAGATTTTGAAATTTTCAATTTCACAGCTTGTCAGGAAAGTACATTATTTGCTGCAGTGCTGTAGTCTCTGGGAATCATGTTGCCTAATTTCATCACTCTGATCATATCACAGTCTATGCTGCCCATCTTTTCTTGGAATCTCTAACCTTCAATGCAGTTTGGAGGCCTGCAGTGCTTATTACTGCTTATCCAACTTCGTAGCTGCTAATCAGCAGTAGTGtatcaaattcaaaatcaagTCTTTAGTTCTTACTCTTATGTTGCTGTATGTCAAACATTacagcaaacaaagaaaattgtTTTCTTATCTAGTTgtctcaatgtttttttttttttctctgaaattaGTGGGCGACCTCACGAATGGAGATGGGAGCAAAGGAAAAGAATCAGCAACTCTATAAACCATATAGTTATGGTAAACGagtaatatttcaatatttctcACTCATGAATGCTTACTGTACCTGTATTATTTTTACCATTAACTTAAATGcatgtctttcttcttttcattctcACTGTAGGAATCATAGCCAAAGAACCACTATTGTCTTGGCAGCAGGAGATCCAGGAGCTCCGGGGCTCTGCCAGCTGTCTGCGCTCAGAGCCGGAGTTTGAGATGACTGACATCTTCTACTTCTGCCGCAGAGGTGTGGAGAGCATCGTGGATGATGAGGTGACCAAGCGCTTTTCGGCCCAGGAACTGGACAGCTGGAACTTGCTGACTCGAAGCGACTACAACTTCCGTCATATAAGTCTGAGACTTACTGTCCTGTGGGGCCTGGGAGTCCTCATCCGCTACGGCGTCCTGCTGCCTCTCAGGTCAGAGCAGCACACAGGCAGGTTATGTGGTAGAGGCAGAAAGATTCATCCCATAGTGCAAAAGCTGTAAACTGGTTCAGTATTGAGTCAACtatatgttctttttttctgcagagTTACTCTGGCAGTCACTGGCATTGGTCTACTTATAGTCCTGACTACTTTGGTGGGCTTTTTACCAAATAGAGAGTAAGTTTCCCCCAATTCTCATAACAGTTCATGCGTGCATGTGAAGTTAGGTCCCTATAACAAGGGTATAGACAGATGATCAAAAGCTACAAGACTGATTGTAACCACATGTATTTTGGCCAGTCaggtttaaaataatttttatttccCTGAGGAATTGTTCTGCtgctttaaaaataatgaaGTGATTGTTTGATAAACCTTGAAGTGTGCATCCTAAAGGGACTGGAGTCATTTTTGGGCATTATGTCTTCAGGTTAAGGTCCTTCCTGAGCGAGAAGGTTCATCTGATGTGCTACCGCATCTGTGTTAGAGCTCTCACAGCAATCATCACCTATCATAACAGGTACAGCATATTTTATATTCAGCAACAAAATCAGCTCCTTAAGAAACAGTCACATTtattaaatacaatataatgATCACAACAGTAATATTCACAAGTTAACAGCTTTTTGTAAATGTCTCCATTTCAAAGAATATAATGGAAAGCGTTGAACTGTGTATGGTGTATAGTTGCCTCTTTTGGGACTGGATGTTTGTCACcaagctgtatgtgtgtgtgtcttaaacAAACTTGTTTAATTTCAGAGAGAACAAACCAAAGAATGGCGGTATCTGTGTGGCCAATCACACAACACCCATTGATGTCATCATCTTGGCCAATGATGGCTGCTACTCTTTGGTAGAAAAGTTTGTGTCTCTGTATatgtttctgtgagtgtgtgtgcatgtgtgtgttcagtcttCATAAGCAcaaattttgaaaagtgctctatgaATAAAGATGATTGTTATAAGAAGGAATGATTAGTTATTAGAGATGAGTAGAGATGTTGTTTCTGAGCTGAACTTGAGTTGACCTCGTCTCTCAGGTCGGCCAGATGCATGGAGGGTTGATGGGAATGATGCAGCGAGCCATGGTCAAATCCTCTCCTCACATCTGGTTTGAAAGATCAGAAGTCAAAGACAGACACCTAGTGGCCAAAAGGTGACACTGCATTGTTTCAGTGTTAGCTTTGCTTTTAGCTGCATTTACATTATGATCAGTACCGCTGCTGTGCAACCAATTATCATTTGGGATGTTTAGCTCAGTGTGTATTAGATTAtaatacacaatacattttgttcACCCTGTCTGTATATGACTTATTGTGAATGGGTGTCACCAACCTTGGTGCACATGGTTTAGAGTCAAGTGTTAGTTGAAATATGTCAAGCGTTAGTTGAAGTTGCGGTTAAAACATTTGATTGTGGCCTAGACACATTTGGCAGATAATGACTTAAAACACAAGGTACAATAGCTTTGCACACacataataaaaatgtgtttttgtcatggGCAAAGGCCTCCGAACAAATAATACACTAGTCAGCCAGATGGCAGTGCTGGGAGTAAACGTGATTAAACAGTCACAAATCTTGGTatgatactgtacatttttgtatCCTTGCTCTAAAGATGTGTTACAAGAAATCTCAATGCTTTCTCAGTTTATGATGCATCAGTATGTTAATGTATGGCTGCCATCGAACAATGAACCTGACAGTGAGCATAGTCTAACATAAAACTGGAATATCATTTAGCAGCTTGTGGATAGAACTTAGTTTGCAAACTGGTATCAACTTGGCAGCCTTACGTTTGAGAAGGTCGTATGTACCAAATTGCATGCAATTTATAAGCACTTTAGTGATATTTCCACTTGACATAGACTGTGGAGTATGAGTATATAATGATTTGGTTCTTGTTATAATAGCAGCAGTTCAGATTGTGTTTAAACATCATTGGGCTTGAACTCTAGAAGTGTGGCTAATGGAacaatttttgttatttatttaatattttgataaCTTCTGCTTTCTCCTTTCAGGCTTGGCGATCATGTTGCTGACAAAACCAAACAGCCCATCCTTATCTTCCCTGAGGGTGAGTATGATGATATAATTCTTTTAAACACACATGTAGAGCCCATAAAGTTTGTATAGTGCCGATATTCACACTGTCTTCAACAGGTACTTGCATCAACAACACATCAGTGATGATGTTCAAAAAGGGCAGCTTTGAAATTGGCTGCACTGTCTATCCAGTTGCCATTAAGGTAAaactttttgtgtctttttcctcctttctgcTCATTTTGCTTTTGCCTACGCTTGATATAACCTTATTTCCATCTTGCAGTATGATCCACAGTTCGGGGATGCTTTCTGGAACAGCAGTAAGTTTGGCATGGTGAATTATCTGCTGAGGATGATGAGCAGCTGGGCCATTGTCTGCAGCGTTTGGTACCTACCCCCAATGAACATAGAGGTGAAATGCTTTGTCACAACCTTACAAAGAAATATTTGGTGTATTACCAAAATCAGTGCTAGGACAGATCATCTATTGTTTATTCTATCTACTGGAGTACTTTGTCCACTTCACTTTTCTTAGCCTGTCCTTTTTTTATTGTCCTTGTGTAGGAGGGGGAGGATGCAGTGCAGTTTTCCAATAGAGTGAAAGCAGCAATAGCTGTAAAAGGAGGGTTAGTGGATCTCATATGGTGAGTCatagccaggtttccatccaaatgtagtgcaaatcTTAACCgaattttcagaaaatctgcaaaagaaaatggcagaaaattgGCTTTTATCGATACACCAACACACTTAATTCATGGGGGCAATCTTGGTTGTTCCTTTCAGTGGTTTGTGGAAGAAGTGACACTGACAAGACCAACGATGACACTGTGttgagtctgtgtgtgatactctttttctttcttacctGCGTTCTCTCAGGGACGGAGGGCTGAAACGAGGAAAAGTGAAAGATGCTTTTAAAGAAGAGCAGCAGAAACTTTACAGTAAAGTTCTTGTAGGTGAGCAGGACCAGGGGGACCAAAGTGACGACAAACATTTAGAGGATGAAAATCCAGCGGCGGATAAAAGCAATCAAGATTCAACAAAAGGACAATGAGGACACAGTAAAAGTATGGCagcatgtatttttcttttacacaacGTTATAAGTGCAGACTCTTTCAACTTGTAACAATAAAAGAGTATGTTttgatatttatgtttttatcagtgtaaaatctatatttattaatattgtttGTATGATGTGAAAATTGGAGAATTGTTACACTTACAGTACAGAAAGGTCAAACAGTGAGAGATTATACAAATGCTAATAGggcactttgtttttttttaactaattattaatttttctgCTTCCTTTTTATTGCCATGTGAAACTTGCCAACTTGTGTATCTGATTAAAACATTCTCCTCTAAAACACTGACCTTTATTGTAAATCTGAATTTTTTAACAGGTGCACAGCCATTAAGAAAGCTTTGACTATTTTAAGTGCCTAGTACTACAGTGGTTACATCACAGAGACACTTTGGCAGTGCCAACAGTTGTGCGTCATTTTGCTAATTGGCTTTATACGTGCCTTCACTTTTAATCTTTGCTGGGCACTAGGAAGCAGAGACAGTGAGATCAAACATGTTCAGGCCTGGTGCAATTTGTTTGTCTCAGGTTGTTAGGAAAGTGTTTCTTTGAAGGATTTGAGATTTAGAGTAATGCAAAGGAACTTGACCCGAGTGTTAATTTTGTTCCCTTTCTGAACCAGCAGGAGTCAGTGTTCAAACAGGAACCATCCTGTATATTGTGGCATGAGAGCATAAACATTCAAATCAATACACAAACTAATTTCAACAGCTGTATAACTGTCTGAAGTACATACATTATCCATACCCACCTAATCCTGATAGGGTTCATATGGTTGGATTCGGTTTCACATGCAGCTCCAGTTTGAATCTTAATCAGGGCGGCAGTGCCAGTGTCTGGATTTCATCCGTCCTTCAGATCAGATGGACTGAATGCTCTAAAATAcctttaatgtgtttgtttggttcTGTGACTGGCAACCTTTAGAGAGCTGATTCCCTGCATTCCCctcaatgcatgctgggataaaCCCTCTATTCCCATGAACCTGACTAGGATTAGGTGGGTATGGATAATGCATGTATTTCAGACAAATGCCATCAACTCTGTAAAGGTTTCCAGTCTATTAACGgggtaaaacagacacaaaaacaaatgcattaaaGGTATTTTAGAGCATTCAGTCCATCTGATCTGAAAGACTGATGAAATCCAGACACTGGCACTGCCGCCCTGATTAAGATTCAAACTGGAGCTGCATGTGAAACTGAATCCAACCACATGAACCCTATCCGCTGTCCTCTCTCATGTTTTCAGACCCAGATCACAAAGATAGTTACGGTAGGAGGAGATGGAACTGTGACTGTCAATGATTACAGAACACACTAAAATTTGCATTAACGTGCCTTTTAAAGAAACCAACCAAGATGATTAAAAACTGTCAATTTAAGTAAGTACCTAAATCAATCACTCAGTCCGTACTTGAATGCAGCCGATGTGACGCTGATGCACTCTGGCAGGAGTCAACAAGGATCAGGTGTGGCCTGTTGTCTCCTGTAAATGATTGGTGTGGTGTGAATGGGCACGACAAGCAGCGTGTCAGGTTCGTTAAGAAGTCATGTAATCTGGGGGAGTGTCTTGTCTTAACCAAGGCCCCCTGTCGGTGTAACCACGCCCAATCAGCTGTTTCCTCAAGTTCAACGAAGCCCGTGAGAAaacttttcctctcttctgtccAGTCTCGCGGTGAACCCATGGTAGACACCACCGCGTTTTGTTCTTGGATTTAATTTCTGCGCGTTGTTAATCCAGCAACAAGTGGCGTCAGCATGTCCCTGGCGGATCAGCAGTGGTGTCCCACAAGCGTCCAGGTAACGGTACTCCAAGCCAGAGGCCTCAGGATAAAAGGGAAAAGCGGCACTAACGATGCGTACGCGGTCATGCAAGTGGGCAAGGAGAAGTATCAGACCTCGGTGGTGGAGAAGAGCGTGGCACCGGTGTGGAAGGAGGAGGCCGCTTTCGACCTGCCGCCGCTGTAtcagggaggtggaggagggggcaCGGAGCGCTCCACGCTGCACGTCCACGTCCTGCACCGGGCCCTGGTGGGTCCAGACAAACTGCTGGGACAGGCTGTCATCaacctgctgcagctcagcgAGGACAAAACCCGCAACAAGACCGAGTAAGTGCACACAGCAGAGGGTTGTTATTTGAATAGAAATAATGGAAAGGGCTGCAACgtaccattattttcattatgattAATATACAGATTCTTttactcgattaatcgattcattCTGTGGTCTATGTCAGCAAGTAGCCAAACTCCCCATCACAAGAAGTCcagaaatgtcttgttttgttcgaccaatagtccaaaacccaaagatatttagtttatcATCAAAGAAGACTCAGGAAATCCCATTTTAAGAATCTGGAACCAGTTCATTTGAACCATTTATGCTTACAAATGACTTAAAGTTTTGCCAAAATGGTTGCTGGAAAATTTTCCAAATCAATGAATCGACTGATCGTCTTTAAGCCTTTACCAAACAAATATCATTAACTCTCATTTAAAGAGAGCATCATTGAGCTTCTCTCCCTGGTGGGAAGCCCAGGTTCCAAAGAAATCATCCTGCTAAAGTTTCTTTGAGCAATCAAAtgccttcttcttttttcttcttcttcttttttttattttttataaataacaCACATGATCACTGGGCTTCTCCACATCAACCACGACTATGTCTTGTAGGTTTTTCCCCAGTCCTCAGAATAAAAGACTGTGTGCATATGCAATATCTAATTTTTGAGCAGATGTTACTCTTAGCTTTTAGTTGCATGTAAATGAGGAAATCATGGAGACTTGAgtaactttttcattttcatctgtgcCACAGGGGAACTGCAGCTTTGTGGTTTTGTAGGACAAAACTCCATAATCCCTGTTTAATCCCTAATAATAATTAGAAaccatgtatttttttgtaataacaTTATGCAGCATCTGTGAAAACTGGATTAGTGTTGCCATATGGATGTTTTCCTAAATTTGTGCATTTGAAAAGGCTCTTTAGAACTGAGTCTGAGTTCCCTCTGATATTTgcacctgtttttatttatttttttcccactgaGGTAAggtattcaaacacacacacacacacacacacacacacacacacacacacacagctatcaCTGCAAAGACCCGCTTTGGTGGGTTTGACTTGTGAATGTTGCCCACTGGCTCCAGTGAAGCTTAAGGGATTTGTTCCCTCGGCAGCGGCCTTCAAGCATGCCGATCAGCATTACTTACTCAGGCGAAAGACGTGGGTCAAAGGATTCACTCTTTCATTGATTGAAGGGAGATTCCCCAAAGCAGACCCAAACTTCACTTCGCTATGCCCAATGAAGCACATTTTTATAAGGATGCTAAGATAAAACATTAAGCGTTCCTTTAAATTCTCATTACACTGCATACACACCGAGCAAAGTAGGTTAAGACCCATTAGACACGTGTGTAGCTCAGTAAGAATGGaaattgttttgttgtgctaAGTTGTTTCTGAGTATTTTAGTCCCCTGCAATGTGACCGGTATTATACAAAAGCAGACTGCATAccagcctgttttttttctaaatgcgcacacacacacacacacacacacacacacacttactttctTCTCCCACTACTTTCAAGGTTGTTTGTTGTCCGTCTGCTCTGTTTGATGTCTTGGGCCGTAGTCCACACTGAGGCTAAATTTAATGTTGTGATTCATTACtgctcatgtttttgttcaTCATAAAACCATATGGATTTGCTGTCTGTTCATATTACGGCAAACCTTTTTATGGAACAGAGCAAGCACTCAACCCgcttcaatgtttttttttttgtgactgtCACAGTGAAAAATCCATAGTGAAATGAGATTCGAGAGCATGAAATGAGCTGTGATTCAAATGCATTTTGGTCACACATAACTTTTCGTACCGTTCTGCCTGCTTCTCGGATTTGGCTAGTGTCCAACTCTCTCAGCATGCTAAGCTGAACTTCACCTGGCAG harbors:
- the LOC122865250 gene encoding glycerol-3-phosphate acyltransferase 4-like isoform X2 — protein: MTWFTFPADNLLCRCLGISITVWLTILFAFIIVPAVLGVSLGIRRLYMRTLLKIFEWATSRMEMGAKEKNQQLYKPYSYGIIAKEPLLSWQQEIQELRGSASCLRSEPEFEMTDIFYFCRRGVESIVDDEVTKRFSAQELDSWNLLTRSDYNFRHISLRLTVLWGLGVLIRYGVLLPLRVTLAVTGIGLLIVLTTLVGFLPNRELRSFLSEKVHLMCYRICVRALTAIITYHNRENKPKNGGICVANHTTPIDVIILANDGCYSLVEKLGDHVADKTKQPILIFPEGTCINNTSVMMFKKGSFEIGCTVYPVAIKYDPQFGDAFWNSSKFGMVNYLLRMMSSWAIVCSVWYLPPMNIEEGEDAVQFSNRVKAAIAVKGGLVDLIWDGGLKRGKVKDAFKEEQQKLYSKVLVGEQDQGDQSDDKHLEDENPAADKSNQDSTKGQ
- the LOC122865250 gene encoding glycerol-3-phosphate acyltransferase 4-like isoform X1, with product MTWFTFPADNLLCRCLGISITVWLTILFAFIIVPAVLGVSLGIRRLYMRTLLKIFEWATSRMEMGAKEKNQQLYKPYSYGIIAKEPLLSWQQEIQELRGSASCLRSEPEFEMTDIFYFCRRGVESIVDDEVTKRFSAQELDSWNLLTRSDYNFRHISLRLTVLWGLGVLIRYGVLLPLRVTLAVTGIGLLIVLTTLVGFLPNRELRSFLSEKVHLMCYRICVRALTAIITYHNRENKPKNGGICVANHTTPIDVIILANDGCYSLVGQMHGGLMGMMQRAMVKSSPHIWFERSEVKDRHLVAKRLGDHVADKTKQPILIFPEGTCINNTSVMMFKKGSFEIGCTVYPVAIKYDPQFGDAFWNSSKFGMVNYLLRMMSSWAIVCSVWYLPPMNIEEGEDAVQFSNRVKAAIAVKGGLVDLIWDGGLKRGKVKDAFKEEQQKLYSKVLVGEQDQGDQSDDKHLEDENPAADKSNQDSTKGQ